TTGAATCACATTCGAAAAGGCGGTGGCTATCACCCCCACACACCGCCCCCTCAAAGAGAGCCCCAACGTTGCAAAAGCCGGAGCGATTCAGAGCCAAGGCGCCAAGGGTGCCGCCGTAGTCATCTACTGCAACTATGTAGAGAACACTTCACGGCAGTTGCAAACGATGGAATGCAGCCCGAAGAGACCAAATGAACGTCGAACATCGAACGTCCAACTTCGAATTTCGAATAAGGCATGCTATCGTTTTGATGCGATTGAAGCCCTATTTCACAGAGGGTACCAGCTACTGGCGATTTTTTTGACAGATTGATGAAGCGAAGCGGTCTCCGCATTCAACATTGGACGTTCGATGTTCAATGTTCGACGTTCTAAAATCCATTCAGTCCCTTCGGGAAGACCACAGAGAGCAGAGCGGGCACAGAGGATTTTGGTGTCGCGTCCAGGGCACGGCGCGCCGTGCCCCTCCATGAAGTCATCAATTCTGCCGGGATACACCGGGTTTGCAATTTTGCTTCCACCCGCGCACATCCCTCATCCCTCACCCATCGTCCATCGTCCCTCACTCCTCACCACCCCTCACCCCGAAGTCATCTCCGGGCGGTGTGCAGAAACCGGTCCGCCAGCGCCTCCCAACGCAGACTGCCGACGGCGCCGAAGATGTCCCTGACGGCGGAACCGCCGCTGGCGGCCAGGCCCTGGTACTCGGGCCCCATCATCGTGAGCAGTTTGCTGTTTTCCTGCTCCATCCACTGGCAGCTCTCCTGGCCGAAGTACAGGCGCTTGAGGTTGCGTTTGGGGATGTCCGGATCGACGATGAACAGCCATCCGCTTCCATAGGGGTCCTCGTTTACCAGTTCGGGATGCTTGCGTGCCGGGTGGTTGACCGCCAGGACTGTGCCCGAAACCGGGGAAAGCACCGCCGCCTGGTGATCCTCCCGCCCGAAGGTCCAACCGACCTGGTCCTGCTGGACACCGGCCCCTAAGGGCGGAAGCTCCATGCGGGTCAGGCTGCCGAACACGCAGGCGGCAAAATCGTCCAGTCCGATCCGGACGCGTCCGCCATGCTCGAAACGGGCCCAGCTGTGGCCCATGTGGTAGTAGTAGGCATCGGCCATTTTAAACCCGGCCACATCCTTGACGACCGGGGTGCCGATGTCGGCCGCCAGATCCATCTCGTCCAGCATCTGGTCGAAGGCGCAATGGTAGCACTCGTAATTGTTGGGACAAATTTTGGGCGCCTGGATGCGGCCGGTCAACGCATGGCGGCATGGACGGCTGGCGCCGTCGTAGCGTTCGACAAGATGCTCGATCCACTTGGGCGCCACCTTGCGGCTGTCCACGGCGGAATCGATCTGCATGGCCCGGCGAATGGCCTTGTTGAACGTGCAGGTATTGCAGTCGAACGCGTTGTCGCAGATGCGATAATTGATGACCCCGGCCTTCATCCAGATACATTGGTCCTCCAGGATATTGAAGCCGACCACGCGCTTTTTCGGTGAAACGGTCTTTTTGTTTCTGTTGGCGTTCATGGCATTGCCTCCTTGCTCTTGGATGGTAATTGTCCATACGAAGAGCAAGGCGCCTGCCAGCCTGAAAATGGCGCTGAAAAAACCGTTTTCGTTCCGATTCCGGTACCCTTTTTTCCATCACGGCAGTGTCTTAAAAACCGTGCATGCCGTTGCGTTTTTCACTTTTCACTGACACAGATATGTTTTATTATTAGTAGGTTGCTGAAGACATGAAAGGTTGTGGAAATATCCGCTTTCATGAAAGCGACACCGCATGAGGCATTTTGTTTCCATGGGACGGTGTTGCCGCCGGTGGGAAACGGCGCAGTTGCCATCCCCGACCAAAACGATTAAAATATTTACAGGAAAGCGGCCCCATCCGGAAATATTGAAAATTTTTTATACAATACCGCCAGGTTATAGAGTGTAGCCAATTGCATCGGTAGCAGCAAGGATTGTAGCCATATTAAGCGGCTTTTACGCTAACCTTAATCAGGCGATTGTCGAGCTTGCCGCAGTAGGGGCGACCGGCCGGTCGCCCTTACGTTCAGCTACCGAAATAGCCTTCATCTATTTTTCGAAAAGACGAAACGCCTGTTTTACGTTTATCCGAGGTCATCCCATTTGAAAAAAAACAACCATCCCCAAGTTGATCCCAGCCTGCCCGAAATCGTCATCCCCAGAGAGAACGCCGTCTTCTGGATGGACGAACGGGGCCGCTGGCAAAACCGCCATGGCCGCTTCGAACATAAACGCATCATCGACCATTTCAACCGTTCCATCCGGTGCGACAGCGGGGGCTACTACGTCACCCAGGAGCGCAACGGGTTTTGCGAAAAAGTCTATTTCCGCTACGTCGACACCCCGCTTTTCGTCTTTCGCGTCCTTGCCGGCGACCCTATGGATCTGGAACTCAACACCGGTGAAATCGTGCCGCTGGAACCGGAGCGGTTGTTTACCCATCGGGACCAGCTTTATCAGCGCCATGGAACAGGGTGCCTCAAATTCACCGATCGGACCCTGATGGCCATGGCCCCTTGCCTGGTCGAGACGCCCGAGGGCCTCTGCCTGCGCATCGATGCGGGCACCTTTCCGATTCCCGATCTGCCCAACCTTCCCTGATGCAACTCTTTCAGGAGAATGGATGCAACAATATAATACATATTTATATTTATATTCTTATCAGTTAAATAACTTTTTGCACCATTTGTTGCATTTGTTGCAGGC
This window of the uncultured Desulfosarcina sp. genome carries:
- a CDS encoding glycine cleavage system protein H — translated: MNANRNKKTVSPKKRVVGFNILEDQCIWMKAGVINYRICDNAFDCNTCTFNKAIRRAMQIDSAVDSRKVAPKWIEHLVERYDGASRPCRHALTGRIQAPKICPNNYECYHCAFDQMLDEMDLAADIGTPVVKDVAGFKMADAYYYHMGHSWARFEHGGRVRIGLDDFAACVFGSLTRMELPPLGAGVQQDQVGWTFGREDHQAAVLSPVSGTVLAVNHPARKHPELVNEDPYGSGWLFIVDPDIPKRNLKRLYFGQESCQWMEQENSKLLTMMGPEYQGLAASGGSAVRDIFGAVGSLRWEALADRFLHTARR
- a CDS encoding MFS transporter permease, which produces MKKNNHPQVDPSLPEIVIPRENAVFWMDERGRWQNRHGRFEHKRIIDHFNRSIRCDSGGYYVTQERNGFCEKVYFRYVDTPLFVFRVLAGDPMDLELNTGEIVPLEPERLFTHRDQLYQRHGTGCLKFTDRTLMAMAPCLVETPEGLCLRIDAGTFPIPDLPNLP